The DNA window CGACAACAATCCAGATTAACGACCTAGCCAATGGAGCCTGGTTCTTCACGATTCAGGTCATTGACAACAATGGGCTAAGTAGCGAGCCGTCTGAACCGGTTCAGTATTCTGTTAAGTAACGATACAGGTCGTCGAGATACTTTACATAGGGCTGGAGCAACCATAATTTAATACTTGTATTTCAACAACTTAAGTTTTGGCACGGTGCATGCTTAATGAGTTAGTGAAGCATTTATAAGATCGCTCACTGGAGGAGTGAACAACATGAAAAAGCTTACTCAAGGTTTAGCACTGGCGGCGGCAATGGGCGTTACAGGTTTTGCACAGGCCGCTTACATTGATGTAGTCGCGAACACCGGCCCGGCAGAAGCTCCCTCTGCAGTGCCTGGAAACAACGATTATGCAAACGGTAACGGCATCCCCAACGGGGACTTTATCGGACCACAGCTCTACAGCGTAGGGGATTCCGTACTGTTGTCCCATTCGCTTGAATCAGTGTCTAACGATCCATTCAAGCTCACTTTTACGTACCTCGGTAAAGAAGCCGGCTACACTGGTTCTTTCCTTTACGAAGGTTCTGAAGTATTAAACACCGACACCTCAGCACTGGGTGATACGTTCAGCGTTGTTTACGGTGGCGGTTTAGCCAAACTCGATTTTGGGTTCTCTTCCGATGCTTGGGGAAATCCAGCCGGATCCGTATCCAATATGGGTACAGGCAATGTTTCTAACGGCTATAACTTCTCTATCTTCGATGCAGGTGAAGATTGGTTCATCCTGAGCCTGGATGACAACAACCAAGTCGACGATAACCACGATGATATGCTCGTGATGGTGAAGGCATCTGCAGTTCCAGAGCCCGGCACTTTAGCCCTGCTCGGTCTTGGCTTAGCCGGCATTGCAGTACGTATGAGAGGCCGTAAAAAAGCCTAACATCGATAGCTATGTGCTATGTTTAAAGGCCCTGCAACTGCAGGGCCTTTTTTCATTTGGTTCCGAAAAATGATCATACGAGTCGTATACGCAGGCAGTGGACGCGGCCTCCAGAAAGACGCCGAAATACTATCGGAAGCACTTACAAAGCTTGGGCACAGGTGTGAGCTTTGTTGCGTAGCACCCACCCCACCATGGCGTAACAAGCTTTCTCGGTTACGAAATTTCGCTTTCGAAAAGTATTTATCTAAAGCTGCCACCTACCGTTATTACGCATTTAATAGATGGTTAAAGGTGCGCTTAAGCAAGCCTGCCTCAGACATTGAGCTGGTAATACATATTGAGAACATACGGCCGTCGGAACTACACCCTAATGCAACGCACTGGTTAATTCCGAATCAGGAATGGTTTATCGAGTCCCGTTTGCCTTACTTACGGTTTATTGATCAAATTCTTTGTAAAACCCACCAGGCTGTCGAGATTTTCTCCAGCAAGCACCCGAATACTCGCTATCTCGGATTCACCGGTTCCGTTTGCCCAAGTAACCCTGAACGTCTCGATAAAGACTATGGGCTCGCATTGCATGTTGCGGGCAACAGCCAATTTAAAGGCACAAACTCTCTGGTTAACTGTTGGAAAGATCACCCGGAATGGCCACGACTGGAAGTGGTATCACAACACCTACACGGTGCTTCATTTGATCCCACTAACATTAAGCATCATAAGTTGCTCTCTGACGAAGAGCTCGCGGTACTGTGGCAAAAATCGGGGCTTGCTATTATACCGTCAGAAGTAGAAGGTTACGGGCAAGTTCTAGCGGAAGCCATGGCACACGGCTGCATCACCATTACAACCGACGCGCCGCCTATGAACGAAGTTATCAACCGAAAACGCGGTTTCTTGATTCCATCCAGAAATAGTAAGCCATTCCGTCTGGGTACTCGTTATTTTGTCTCTCAGGCCGACATTGAGAAGACCATGACCGAAGTCCTGAATGCAAACGAGCACACGCTTAAAGAGCTGTCTACAGCGTCTATCGCTTGGTACCGCTTAAACCATACTGAATTCATTCAGCGTTTGCAGACTTATCTCAGTCAGATATCCCGGCAACCTCTTGGCTAATTGAAGAGATAGATTCAGGGAACGTTGTCTCCACAAAGTTCACTAGGCTCTCCTGAGGCGCACAATCACCACAACGGACTGCCGCAATTAAAAGGCTGGCATCACTTCGCTCACTGAAAAAGCCAAGCACTTGCGCCACTTTTGCCCGCCATTGATCTGTTTCCCACCGCCCTTCGACCCTATAACTGTATGCAATATGGATTTTCTCACCCGTCGCTTGGCTTTTCAGAGTGATACCTTGTATCGGGATATTAAGCTTACTCGAAACCCTAAAAAACTGCTCAGGCACCCATAAACTACTGTCATATAACCGGTTACTATACTGAATCAGTTCAGCGCGATGGCGCTGAAACTTATAGGTAAACACTCCTAAGTAGAACTGTTCATCCAGGCCACCGTCGGTCGATATTTTCTCACGATCAAATAAGGTTTGCGCGTAGGCCCAGTCAGGGTTTTGAATCTGAGGCCGCCAGCCTGCAAGCTGAGCCCCAAATACCGGAGCATACCGCTGATTAATGTCGATACTGTAGCTTTGAGGTTGATCCAAAACCGACGTTCGCTTTTCCGGCAACGCCGAATAGGTAACGGCAACGCAAAACAAAACAGCCACAAGCGACATTGCAACCGTTTTGCTGGTAGACACGGAAGTGGTTTCACCAGATGTGTTGCTCAAATATTCGTCGTCTCGAACCTCAAGCCGCCTCGCAATGAAGTAAATCGGTACCAAGGTCGCCGCGAACACCCACCAGCCAAAATTATCGTGATCTTCTATCAAGCCGGTCTGCATGTTGGTTTCGTAGCCCATGTAAATAATGACGAACACCCGAATCCAGTTAGCCAGCAGTGCAAAGCCAATGCCGCAAAGAAAGAGCATGACTCGAGAGCGCATCCGTGAGAGATACAACTCTCCGTATATCAAAACCAAAGCTTGCCCAACCAACAAATACCGCAATCCTGAACAGCCGTGAGCAACCTCGAAGGTGCCAACGCCAACCAGGTAGACAAAGACACCTTCAACCTGAAAATCAATATCCAGCAACCCGAGTAGGAACTTGTTTACCGCTACGGTAATCAATTGAAGATTCCACGATAAAAAATCCCACACTGGTACGGTAAGAAACAGGAGCCCTACAGGGATGATCAGCCATCGCACTTGCCGCCACCCCATAAACACTGCCAATGCGCTAAGCAGCATTGGCACTAAAGTAAGCTGTTGCAATGCCTGTAAACGAATGAGCCCACCAAGCCAATAGCCCAACAAACAAAAGCACAAAGGCAGAAGCCAAAATGGATAAAAGCCAGAAACAATAGAGTGACGTTTAACGGCCTGTACGATCAGGAAAACTGAAACCGCCAGCAAAAGAAAGCCATGCGAATAAGATTCATCCAGCTTAAGCCAGCGCGAAACAACGCCTTCAAGCGTAGGTAGGACTAACAACCCCACCCCGCACAGCATGATGAGATATGGCAACAGCGGCCTTACAACACCGCGCCCTAGAATCCCTTCCCTATTCATAAATGCCCTGTTTACAGTCTGAAAAAGCGATTAACGGACGATACCAAGCCTTGCGGCAGATATCCGCTCACACCGTAGGCCATCTTTAAGACAGAAGAACGCACGTATTCGACCGTAATGAATCGAACAGTTTGGCCCTTAAAATGACTCTTATAAAATGTGTTTTTTCCTGACCCCGCCAATAAATCATATCTGGCAATATCAATGTCTCTAAACGCGGCCTCAATAGAGTAACCTAAATGCAAAGTACCCACCGATATCTTAGGGTGGAACGCCTCAAGAAACCCTGCCTGGAGGTTGTATATTCGGCCCCCGGCACGAATGTCATAGAGCACCGACAAGATTTTTCCACCAGCCTGCAATATAGAAAGCTGTGCTCTTTGATTAACCGTTAGCCTACCTAAAAGCAGTTGGTGAAATCGCACGGCGTCTTGGTCAAAACAGGGCTTTCCCCACCGAGCCACGTGAAAATCATTCAGGAGTTCCAAAAAGGCGTCAGAGTTTTCCCAGGCTCGAAACTCCCCATCTAACTGTCCTTCGAAGAGTGAACGACGGTTATAGGCTTTCAATCGTGTATTCTTGCCAAG is part of the Marinobacter sp. JH2 genome and encodes:
- a CDS encoding PEP-CTERM sorting domain-containing protein; translation: MKKLTQGLALAAAMGVTGFAQAAYIDVVANTGPAEAPSAVPGNNDYANGNGIPNGDFIGPQLYSVGDSVLLSHSLESVSNDPFKLTFTYLGKEAGYTGSFLYEGSEVLNTDTSALGDTFSVVYGGGLAKLDFGFSSDAWGNPAGSVSNMGTGNVSNGYNFSIFDAGEDWFILSLDDNNQVDDNHDDMLVMVKASAVPEPGTLALLGLGLAGIAVRMRGRKKA
- a CDS encoding glycosyltransferase, whose amino-acid sequence is MRLSKPASDIELVIHIENIRPSELHPNATHWLIPNQEWFIESRLPYLRFIDQILCKTHQAVEIFSSKHPNTRYLGFTGSVCPSNPERLDKDYGLALHVAGNSQFKGTNSLVNCWKDHPEWPRLEVVSQHLHGASFDPTNIKHHKLLSDEELAVLWQKSGLAIIPSEVEGYGQVLAEAMAHGCITITTDAPPMNEVINRKRGFLIPSRNSKPFRLGTRYFVSQADIEKTMTEVLNANEHTLKELSTASIAWYRLNHTEFIQRLQTYLSQISRQPLG
- a CDS encoding exosortase/archaeosortase family protein, whose product is MNREGILGRGVVRPLLPYLIMLCGVGLLVLPTLEGVVSRWLKLDESYSHGFLLLAVSVFLIVQAVKRHSIVSGFYPFWLLPLCFCLLGYWLGGLIRLQALQQLTLVPMLLSALAVFMGWRQVRWLIIPVGLLFLTVPVWDFLSWNLQLITVAVNKFLLGLLDIDFQVEGVFVYLVGVGTFEVAHGCSGLRYLLVGQALVLIYGELYLSRMRSRVMLFLCGIGFALLANWIRVFVIIYMGYETNMQTGLIEDHDNFGWWVFAATLVPIYFIARRLEVRDDEYLSNTSGETTSVSTSKTVAMSLVAVLFCVAVTYSALPEKRTSVLDQPQSYSIDINQRYAPVFGAQLAGWRPQIQNPDWAYAQTLFDREKISTDGGLDEQFYLGVFTYKFQRHRAELIQYSNRLYDSSLWVPEQFFRVSSKLNIPIQGITLKSQATGEKIHIAYSYRVEGRWETDQWRAKVAQVLGFFSERSDASLLIAAVRCGDCAPQESLVNFVETTFPESISSISQEVAGISD
- a CDS encoding GNAT family N-acetyltransferase, translating into MSWPWQVSWWEVWGDKLHLQLLLLAVYDRDERLVALAPLYVSRYRTPVGWQLRRLHVIGNAWKLGPTVRTEYVGYICDSQCKREALEALSVYLKGEAWDELILADASENEAVDWDHALENQMSVTCHVRSEAEGIAIDTTGTHEEWLASLGKNTRLKAYNRRSLFEGQLDGEFRAWENSDAFLELLNDFHVARWGKPCFDQDAVRFHQLLLGRLTVNQRAQLSILQAGGKILSVLYDIRAGGRIYNLQAGFLEAFHPKISVGTLHLGYSIEAAFRDIDIARYDLLAGSGKNTFYKSHFKGQTVRFITVEYVRSSVLKMAYGVSGYLPQGLVSSVNRFFRL